Genomic segment of Geminocystis herdmanii PCC 6308:
AAAACAAGGAGTATAGGCACAATGATAAATAGGCAGTTTTTCCGCTTCTAAAATTTCCTTACTATAAAAGTTTGTCACTGGCACTTCGGCGGTGGGAGTTAACCATAAATCATCCCCATCACACTTAAAACTTTCTTCCGCAAATTTTGGTAATTGCCCTGTACCTTGCAAGGCTTCACTATTAATTAAGACAGGAGGCATAACTTCAATATACCCTGCTTCTATCTGTCGATCGAGCATAAAATTAATTAAAGCCCTTTCCAAAGCCGCACCCATACCCACCAAAGCCACAAAACGACTTTGAGCGACTTTTACAGCCCTTTCCGAGTCGATAATGCCCAATTTTTCCCCAATTTCCCCATGGGGTAAGATGTTACTACCATCTGGAATAAACTCATCTCCCCAACGTCTCATCTCAATATTTTCCGTTTCATTTTTGCCGATAGGAGTGGTATTTGAGGGTAAATTAGGCAATTCTAACAATAAACCATCAAGTTTTGTTTTTAATTCCCTTTCTTCAGGCTCTAACTGAGCTAATCTAGCTTTAACGTTATTACCCTCCTCCTTTAAAGTAAGGATTTCTTCGCTTTGAGGATTTGCACCCGTGCGCATTTTTTCCCCGATAATCTTACCAATTTCGTTACTTCTAGCTTGTAATTCTGTTCTAATAGATTGTATCTCTCGTTGTTGACTATCTAAATCAAGAATCGGTTGTAGCTGATAATCTGTACTGCGTTGATGTAATAATTTGAAAACTTTTTCAGGATTTTCCCTAATTTTTTTTAAATCTAACATAATAATTAATAGTGAATAATGAATAATTAATAATTAATAATTGAGGAGGTTATAATATTATTTATTAGCAGGGTTGAATATTATTCAACCCCTAGGAGAGATAAAAAACCTTATTTTAAAAAGTCTCATTCCTCATTCCTCATTCCTCATTCTCCATTAGTTTGTCTTTTTTTCTTACTAGCCTCAAGGGTATCAGCTAAAACGATAAGCATTTGACTCATTTTTTCAATATTGCTACGATATAATTCTAAATCTTTTTTAAGTTTATCAATAGGAAGATTTAATTTATCGGTTAAAGGCTTAATTAATTCTGCAAATTTTTCCTCATTTTTAACAATTTCTGCGTCACTTTTTTCTAATAAAGTATAAAAACCGATGGCAAATAAACGGCTATATTTAAACTTAGGATTATCTAAAGCATAGCGCCAATGATCGGCAACGGCTTCTAAACCATTATCATTAGTAGGATGGAGTAACCAGTTGATTAATTCTTGGGGTGATTTTTGAGTAGCAAAGTTAAGTAAGCTGTCTGATTTTTGACGGTATTCGTCAGGGTTATTGTTGATGGATTGACATAACGCCCTAAAAATAGATTCTTTGTCAGATTCTGGCATATAGCCGTTCATGAATTGAGTAAAACTTTGACATACTCCTAAATAATAAATGGGATCGGAACGAAAATCAACATTAACTGATAATAGGTGCATTTCTACCATTAATTCTTCTACCACTCTACGATAAATGGAATTAATGGGGCGGTTATGGTGTTGATAAAAATTTCTCTTAGTGTCGGAAACGGTGCGAAGTTTATCCACGAAATATAATAGCTTAGATCATAATTTTGTTAACAATCCTTAATTATCTCACATCTTTATCCTTATTTGTTTACACAATGGAGAATCAAGAATGAGTAATAAGTAATAATTAATAAGTAATGAGTAATAAAAAATTGGAAATAGAGAGTTAGTTAATAACTTTTGCCTCTTGCCTTTTATCTGAATATAGTTTATGAAAAATATTTTAATGGTTTCTCATTCCGATTTTCCGATGAATAGCGCTATTCATGTTCATCATTTTGCTAATGAGTTGATAAAGTTAGGTTTAGATTGTATTGTAGCTGTGCCTTGGGATGAAAAAAGTGTTACTTCTATATCGGGTAGTTTATACAAGGTTACTCGTTATGAAGATATAGCTAATATTTGCAGTTACTTTTCTAACCATCAACCTCCCGATATTGTACATTGTTGGACACCAAGGGAACACGTTAGAATTTATTGCTATCACTTAGCTTCTCTTTACAATTTTAAATTGATAATTCATTGGGAGGATAGCGAAGAATGTATCATTGAAAGGTTTTTTAATATCCCTGTTAAGAATTGTACTTCAGAGTTCGATCGTGAAACGGCGCTGCGCGATCGAATATTACCCTATAATTTATCACATCCCCAAAAATATAAAGAATTTCTCTCTACTGCCGATGGTGTTACTATTATTATCGATAAGTTACGAGAGTTTATTCCTGTTTCTATTCCTACGATTACTTTATATCCGGGAGTTGACACCGCAGAATTTTCCCCCCGTGAGAAAAATACGACTTTTTTGCAAGAATTAGGTATTGCAGAAAATACCACAATTTTAGTTTATACGGGAATTATACATCCTACCAATTTAGAAGAAGTTAGAAGACTTTATTTAGCGGTAGGCAAACGGAATAAGAGGGGAAAACCTACGGTATTAATTCGCACGGGAGTTGATAATCACTTAGCTTTATTAGAAGAAAATGAGTTATGGATTAAAGAATATATTAAAGAATTAGGTTGGGTAGAAAGAAAGAAAATTCCTGATATTCTTGCTTTAGCAGATGTGTTAATACAACCGGGTAAATCTGATGATTTTAATGATTATCGCTTACCTTCTAAAATTCCTGAATTTTTAGCGATGGGAAAACCTGTTATTCTTCCTGATACTAATATTGGTAAAGTCTTAACTCATTTAGAAAATGCTATAGTTTTGCCGAATGTTGATGAAGAATCTTTGCAATCTGCTATGGATTTAGTTATTAATGATCAAGTTTTAGCTCAAAAGTTATCAGAAAATGGGATAAAATTTGCTCAAAATTTTCTTAATTGGAGTAATAATACTAAAAAATTATATAACTTTTATCAGAGTTTATATACCAAAGAAAAAGAGGCTATTTATCATAAAAATATAATAGCTCGATCGAACTATTATAAACAAGATTTAGATAAAAATTATCATCATTCTGCATGGCAAAATTTACAGTTATCTTTAATTAAGGATAATTTACAGAAAAAAGAAGCACAAATTAGATATTTAGAGGAAATTAATCATAACAGATTAATGCAAATTAATAATTTAGAAAATATTAATATTAATAATCAGCTGAAAATTCAAAATTTAGCACAAGAATTAAGTAAGAAAGACAACCATATTGAATTAATAAATAATAATTTAATATCTCAAGAAAATAAGTTACCTGACAATAATATTCATATTAAAATAGAAGAATTGGAAAATAAAAATATTCTTTTACAAGAAGAAATTAACGCCATGAAAACCAGTAAATTTTGGCGTATAAGAGATAAATGGTTTAGTCTTAAACGTCTTCTGGGTTTAAAATATTAATCCCCACATTCCGCACGTCAAACCCTACAAAACTGCATTACTGAATGAGAAACAAATAAAATTAGTAGTTTAAACAAATACTCGTAGATTCTTAAGTAAAAATGCTCAGTTAAATTTAGTCAAATTTCTCACAACTATTGACTTTTTATAATAAATAACTTATAATAAAAGTTTGCTTTATATTCAGGAGAATAATAAAATATGGCAGGTTCTCAATTAAATGCTGATGTGTGGATTAGTGAATATATCACTCCCTACGATATATATGTTCATGGTATCACCAGCATCCTCGCCCACAAAAAAACCCCCTACCAAGAAATGTACGTTGTGGAAAGTGGCGTTTATGGTAAGGCTTTAGTATTAGATGGTAAATGGCAATCTTGTACGGGAGACGAGTTTTTGTATCATGAGGCTTTAGTTCATCCTGCTATGATAAATCATCCTAACCCCGAAAATGTCTTAATTTTGGGTGGCGGAGAAGGCGCAACCACTAGAGAAGTTTTCCGTTGGAATGCCGTTAAAAAAGCTATGATGGTGGATATTGATGGAGATGTGGTGGAAGCCTGTAAAGAGTTTTTACCAGAAATGCACCAAGGTTCTTTTGACGATCCTCGTTTAGAATTAGTTATTGGTGATGCTTTTAATGTTTTGGATACCAGTGAGGCTAAGTGGGATATTATCATTTCTGATTTATCCGATCCTATCGAAGAAGGTCCTTCTTTTCAATTGTTTACTCAAGAATATTTTGCCCGTCTCAAAAAAATTCTCCGAGAAAATGGCATCGTTGTAATACAAGCAGGTCCGATCGCACCGGCAAATTTACACATTCACGGACGTTTAGTAAATACTCTTAAATCGGTGTTTTCTAATGTTCACTCTTATTTTGCCCCAACTTGTACTTATGGCTCATCCTGGGGCTTTGCGATCGCCTCTGAAGCAACATTTGATACCCGCCCTAACCCCGAAAAAACTGATCTTATATTAGAGCAAAAAACCACGGGGGATTTTCGTTCTTTTGATGGTATTAGTCTCTTAGGAATGTTACAAACTCCGGGTTATGTTAGACAATGTATCGAGAAAGAAACAGAGGTTTATACCATCACCAAACCTGCCAAATTCTTTGGTAAAGGAGTGAATAATTAATGAGGAATGAGGAATGAGGGTTTGCTGTTGGGAGTCAGAAAGCTATTAAAATTAATGGTTTAGATAGAATACATTTTGTATATATCAATAGCATCAAAACCTTGATGTTTCAGTATTTCTCCTGTCTCCTGACTCCTATCTCCTAACGTTAAGGGAGGGTAATTCTAAACCATGCGCCTTTGGTGTCAGGATGGTTATGGGCGGTTATTGTGCCTTGATGGGCTTCGATGATTTGTTTAACAATGCTTAAGCCTAAACCACTTCCTTCCCTTCCATTCCTTACCCTTGATTTATCCCCTCGGTAAAGTCGATCGAATATATAAGGTAAGTCTTTTGTGTTAAATCCTGTTCCTGAATCAATTAAGTTAATTTCTAAGAATTGATCATCATAATTAATGCCTTTTATATTGACTTGAACAGTGATTATACCTCCTTTAGAACTATGTTTAATACTATTGTCAAATAAATTAACAAAAACTTGAGTTAAACGGTTAATATCCGCAGAAATAATTATCTTTTCTTCTCCTTGATATTTTAAGAAAATTTGTTCTTGATCTGCTAATATTTTTAGTGATTGCCAAGCAGATAAAATTAATTGTTTTAAATCTAATTTCTGAAATTTTAACGTCTCATAAGGATTTTTTTCTAAAGTAGAAATTTCTAACCAATTTTGTACTAAATCGATTAAACGATTAATTTCTTGAGACATTTGTTGTACCCAAATTTTACCCCTATCATCGGTATATTTAAGTAAGGTTTCTGCTAGTAAAGACAGAGAAGTTAAAGGAGTCCTTAATTCATGACTTAAATCTGAATAAGCCTCATCTCTACGAGTTGATAATTCTTTAATTAATTGTTGATTTTCAATAAAAATACTAACTTGCCCTCCGGGTAAGGGATAACTATAGGCTTTAAGAAATACAGGTTTATAGTTTTCTATTTCCAGATTATTTTCTTCTTCTAAAATATAATTTGTGGTGGGGAAAAACTGCCATTCTATAACTAATTTTTGTCCTGTTTTACGAGTTTGTTGAATTAATTGATCTAATTCATAGGAGCGAACTAACTCTAAAAATAACCTCAATATTTCAGGATTCCAACGCTGAATAAATAAGAGTTCTTTTGCTTCTTCATTACACTCTATTAAGCAATTTTCTTCGTTAATTCTTAAATACCCTAGGGGAATTTTTTTGATTAAATAATGATGAAGGTCTAGTTCTAATTGTGTATAATAACAACGGTTATTCAGCAAGTTAACATTGCGCCTTACTTGAGCTATTTTTGATAATGAATTTACAGGCTCAAATTGTGATAAGGAATCTAATATATCTGTTAATTGAATATTGATTTGATAATATTTCCATAGACAAATAAGTAAACCAATACTCAAACCACATAAAAAATATAACATTTTTGACAACTTCCTATTCTGCCTTATAAGTAGCAGTGTAAAATTAACTGTATATTTTTTCAAAGTTCGTAGTGAAGGCTTTAGCCGTTATAAATAAACAATAAGTCTTCAATAGCTGACTATAAAAATACCAATAATTTTGAGCACCTACTTATTTAAGGATACCTATCTATTTTGTCATTTTTTTACCTCAAATTTTGACGATAATTTTAATTAAATTATCAATAACTCTCTCAGGAGAAATAGGAATAACAATATTTCCCCCTAGTATTTCCTGTGTAATAACATAGTGAATTAAAGTATAAACAAAAATAACTGCGATCGCCTCTGGGTCATCTAATTGTAAGTCATCACAGTTCGAGAGATACTTAGTTAAAGTTGCCATGGCAGGTTTACAAACATTCTCCAAAAATATTTGGGTTAATTCTGGTTGATTTTTGGCTTCAGTAACAATAATGTGTACAAAAGCTAAATATTGTGGATCACTAATTTCTTGAATAATTCTTTGTGCTAATTGCCTCAAAACAAATTCTGGTTTTCCCTGTAGTGGCTTACCCCAAACTAACTGAAATTCTTGGGTTGCCACTTGTTTAATCAAGGCTTTAAATAAACTTTCTTTATCGCCAAAATGACTATATAAAGTCTGCTTAGAAACCCCAGATGCTTGGGCAATTTTATCCATACTCGCCCCCACATAACCAAATTCCAAAAATTGGGATAATGCCCCTTTAAATATTTGCTCGGCTTTTGTTTGAGTTTTTTTTTGTTGATAATTAGAAATCATTTTTTTATTTTATGCCCTAGAGTATCAAAAATTTGGAATTTGCAATAGATAATGTCTTCCTATCACCCTATCACTGATTACCTATTTTTTATTGTTGACAATATCATACCATACCGTCTAGTATGATTATTAAATAAATTAAATTTTGCAGTTTACTATAACTCAGAACAAAATGAGCGAAAATACCTCTGTTTTTCGAGACAACGGTAAAAAGTGGGTAATAATTTCTACGGTGTTAGGAATAGTCACTTTGATTAGTACAACCGTTTATTTTCTGCAAAAAGGGAGTTTTCAAGCACAACCCGATACCCCTATAGTCGAAAAAGCCTCCATAACTGCCATAAGTGCTTTAGGTAGAATTGAGCCTCAAGGAGAAATCATTAAAGTAGCCGCAAATCCTTCTATGTCTGGCGCTAAGGTTAAATCTTTAATGGTTTTAGAAGGTAGTATGGTCAAAAAAGGAGATATAATTGCTATTACTTCTGATTACGATACTAAAAAAGCTGAATTGAATAGTGCGCAAAAAGATTTAGAAGTTGCTCAAGCTAATTTAGCGATTATCAAAGCTGGTGCGAAAGAAGGAGAGATTAATGCTCAAAAGTCCACCATTGAGAGATTAAATGCTCAATTAACGGCACAAAAAGAAGTCGATAGGGCAAAAATTACTCGTTTACAAGCTCAATTAGTAGCTGAAAAAAAAGAAAGACAAGCAACGATCGAAAGAGTACAAGCAGAATTAAATAATGCCCAAAGTGAATTAAGCCGTTATCAAGAGTTAGTTAAAGAAGGAGTTATTTCTCAATCAGATTTTGAAACTAGGCAATTAACCGTTGAAACTACCAAAAAACGCTATCAAGAGTCTGAGGGAAGTTATCAAAAAACTGTCACTACCATCACCGAAGAAATTCGGGAAATAGAAGCCCTAGCCTTACAAAATGTTAATACTTTAACTAAACAGGTTAAAGAAGCCGAAGCACGGTTAGAAGAAATTTCCGAAATTAGAAAAGTTGATGTTGCTAAAGCCGAAGCCGAAGTGCAAAAAGCCTTGTCAATGGTTAATCAAGCTACCGTAGAGTTAAATCTAACACAAATCAAAGCCCCCAATGATGGGCAGGTGATTGACATAAAAGCCTATGAAGGTGAAACCATCGACAATGCTGAGGGAGTAATTGAGATGGCTAACACGAAACAAATGTTAATTATTGCAGAAGTTTATGAAAGTGACATTAGTAAATTAAAGTTAGGACAAAAAGCCATAATTAAAAGTGAAAATAATAGTTTTCCTGATTCTATTACTGGTAATGTCGTACATATTAGTAGCAAAATTGGCAAAAAAGATGTCTTAGAAACTGATCCCGCCGCCAGTGTTGATGCGAGGGTTGTGGAAGTAAAAATTGCCGTTAATCCTCAAGATAATAATATCATTAATAACCTTATTTATTCACAAGTTTTAGTACAAATTTTATTATGAAAATACCTTTAGCTTGGTTACAATTAAGCCGAGAAAAAATTAGATTATTAATTGCGATCGCAGGTATTAGTTTTGCTGATATTTTGATGTTTATGCAGTTAGGATTTAAAACAGCATTACTAAACAGTGCAGTAAGAGTTCATGAACAAATCAAAGGAGATGTTTTTTTACTAAATCCTCAATCAGATGCTTTAATTGCTATGAAAAGTTTTTCTTCTAGGCGTTTATATGAGGCTTTAGCAGTGGAAGGAGTCGAATCAATCAATCATCTTCATATCGGTTTTGGCATCTGGAAAAATCCAGAAAATCAATCAACTAGACAAATTATGGTAATGGGATTTAACCCAAAAGATCAACTATTTACCCTACCCGGAGTTGCCAAAAATCTTGAGCAATTAAAATTATCTGATGTGGTTTTATTTGATGATAAATCAAGACCAGAATTTGGAGCTATTTCAGAACTTTTTAACACTGGAAAAACTGTCAAAACAGAAATTGATAGCCGAAAAATTATCATCGGTGGTTTATTTTCTATAGGCTCAAGTTTTGGTGCAGATGGTAATTTAATTACCAGTGATTTAAACTTTTTAAGAATGTTTCCTAACAGAAATAAAAACTTAATTGATATTGGAGTAATTCAATTAGCTAAAAATACTGATAAAGAGGCAGTAATTAACAGTTTAAAACAAAAATTTAATAGTGGTGATGTGGTTGTTTTATCAAGAGAAGAATTTGTTCAATATGAACGAGATTATTGGGAAAATAGCACTGCTATTGGCTTTATTTTTACCCTTGGGGCTGGAATGGGTTTAGTAGTTGGTATTGTTATTGTTTACCAAATTCTTTATACTGATGTAGCTGATCATTTACCCGAATATGCCACTTTAAAAGCAATGGGTTACACGAACAATTATTTATTAATTCTTGTTTTTCAACAGGCAATTATTTTAGCTTGTGTTGGTTTTTTGCCCGGTTTAGGTATCTCTATGTTTCTTTATAATGGGGCAGCAGGGGCTACGGGTTTACCGATTTTTATGACTAAATCTTTAGCTTTTTCTGTCTATATTTTAACGGTTATTATGTGCTTTTTATCAGGTGCGATCGCCGTTAATAAACTAAAATCTGCTGATCCTGCGGACATATTTTAATGATTAAATATTCCTAACTATTCTGAAAAATAACCAGATAATAAAAATTATGTTAACCACAAATCCACAATTAATTATACCTGATGAACAAAAAAATAATCAAGTAGTAGAAATAAAAAATTTAGACTTTTATTTTAGGAGTAATAACATTGAAAAACAAACCCTTTTTGACATTAATTTAACTCTCAAAAAAGGGGAAGTAGTTATTATGAAAGGTCCTTCAGGCTCTGGAAAAACCACTTTATTAACCCTTATGGGGGCATTAAGAACGGCTAATCATGGTAGCCTTAAAGTGTTTGGGAAGGAGTTAATTCAGGCTAATAATAATCTCTTGATAGAAACTAGGCGCAATATTGGTTATATTTTTCAAGCTCATAACCTCTTAAAATCCTTAACGGCAAGACAAAATGTACAAATGTCTATGGAGTTACACCCAGAATTTTCTGCCAAAGAAGTGAAAGAAAGATCGATCGCTATGTTACAAGCAGTAGGATTGGGCGATCGAATTAATTACTATCCTGAGAATCTTTCAGGGGGGCAAAAACAAAGAGTAGCCATAGCTAGGGCATTAGTATCTCATCCAAAAATGGTTTTAGCAGACGAGCCTACGGCAGCCCTTGACAGTAAATCTGGTCGTGATGTGGTCGAAATTATGCAAAAATTAGCAAAAGAACAAGGTTGCACAATTTTGATTGTCACCCATGACGATCGAATTTTAGATGTAGCAGAGAGGA
This window contains:
- a CDS encoding spermine/spermidine synthase domain-containing protein; protein product: MAGSQLNADVWISEYITPYDIYVHGITSILAHKKTPYQEMYVVESGVYGKALVLDGKWQSCTGDEFLYHEALVHPAMINHPNPENVLILGGGEGATTREVFRWNAVKKAMMVDIDGDVVEACKEFLPEMHQGSFDDPRLELVIGDAFNVLDTSEAKWDIIISDLSDPIEEGPSFQLFTQEYFARLKKILRENGIVVIQAGPIAPANLHIHGRLVNTLKSVFSNVHSYFAPTCTYGSSWGFAIASEATFDTRPNPEKTDLILEQKTTGDFRSFDGISLLGMLQTPGYVRQCIEKETEVYTITKPAKFFGKGVNN
- the psb29 gene encoding photosystem II biogenesis protein Psp29 — translated: MDKLRTVSDTKRNFYQHHNRPINSIYRRVVEELMVEMHLLSVNVDFRSDPIYYLGVCQSFTQFMNGYMPESDKESIFRALCQSINNNPDEYRQKSDSLLNFATQKSPQELINWLLHPTNDNGLEAVADHWRYALDNPKFKYSRLFAIGFYTLLEKSDAEIVKNEEKFAELIKPLTDKLNLPIDKLKKDLELYRSNIEKMSQMLIVLADTLEASKKKRQTNGE
- the serS gene encoding serine--tRNA ligase, giving the protein MLDLKKIRENPEKVFKLLHQRSTDYQLQPILDLDSQQREIQSIRTELQARSNEIGKIIGEKMRTGANPQSEEILTLKEEGNNVKARLAQLEPEERELKTKLDGLLLELPNLPSNTTPIGKNETENIEMRRWGDEFIPDGSNILPHGEIGEKLGIIDSERAVKVAQSRFVALVGMGAALERALINFMLDRQIEAGYIEVMPPVLINSEALQGTGQLPKFAEESFKCDGDDLWLTPTAEVPVTNFYSKEILEAEKLPIYHCAYTPCFRREAGSYGRDMRGLIRLHQFNKVELIKLVRPETSAEEHEKMVNNAEAILQALKLPYRVVELCTGDLGFSAAKCYDLEVWLPSANTYREISSCSNCHDFQARRADIRFKEKGKRGTEYVHTLNGSGLAVGRTMAAILENYQQKDGTIKVPEVLQPYLKTDTIG
- a CDS encoding HlyD family efflux transporter periplasmic adaptor subunit produces the protein MSENTSVFRDNGKKWVIISTVLGIVTLISTTVYFLQKGSFQAQPDTPIVEKASITAISALGRIEPQGEIIKVAANPSMSGAKVKSLMVLEGSMVKKGDIIAITSDYDTKKAELNSAQKDLEVAQANLAIIKAGAKEGEINAQKSTIERLNAQLTAQKEVDRAKITRLQAQLVAEKKERQATIERVQAELNNAQSELSRYQELVKEGVISQSDFETRQLTVETTKKRYQESEGSYQKTVTTITEEIREIEALALQNVNTLTKQVKEAEARLEEISEIRKVDVAKAEAEVQKALSMVNQATVELNLTQIKAPNDGQVIDIKAYEGETIDNAEGVIEMANTKQMLIIAEVYESDISKLKLGQKAIIKSENNSFPDSITGNVVHISSKIGKKDVLETDPAASVDARVVEVKIAVNPQDNNIINNLIYSQVLVQILL
- a CDS encoding DevA family ABC transporter ATP-binding protein, translated to MLTTNPQLIIPDEQKNNQVVEIKNLDFYFRSNNIEKQTLFDINLTLKKGEVVIMKGPSGSGKTTLLTLMGALRTANHGSLKVFGKELIQANNNLLIETRRNIGYIFQAHNLLKSLTARQNVQMSMELHPEFSAKEVKERSIAMLQAVGLGDRINYYPENLSGGQKQRVAIARALVSHPKMVLADEPTAALDSKSGRDVVEIMQKLAKEQGCTILIVTHDDRILDVAERIIELEDGKLK
- a CDS encoding sensor histidine kinase; this encodes MLYFLCGLSIGLLICLWKYYQINIQLTDILDSLSQFEPVNSLSKIAQVRRNVNLLNNRCYYTQLELDLHHYLIKKIPLGYLRINEENCLIECNEEAKELLFIQRWNPEILRLFLELVRSYELDQLIQQTRKTGQKLVIEWQFFPTTNYILEEENNLEIENYKPVFLKAYSYPLPGGQVSIFIENQQLIKELSTRRDEAYSDLSHELRTPLTSLSLLAETLLKYTDDRGKIWVQQMSQEINRLIDLVQNWLEISTLEKNPYETLKFQKLDLKQLILSAWQSLKILADQEQIFLKYQGEEKIIISADINRLTQVFVNLFDNSIKHSSKGGIITVQVNIKGINYDDQFLEINLIDSGTGFNTKDLPYIFDRLYRGDKSRVRNGREGSGLGLSIVKQIIEAHQGTITAHNHPDTKGAWFRITLP
- a CDS encoding TetR/AcrR family transcriptional regulator, which produces MISNYQQKKTQTKAEQIFKGALSQFLEFGYVGASMDKIAQASGVSKQTLYSHFGDKESLFKALIKQVATQEFQLVWGKPLQGKPEFVLRQLAQRIIQEISDPQYLAFVHIIVTEAKNQPELTQIFLENVCKPAMATLTKYLSNCDDLQLDDPEAIAVIFVYTLIHYVITQEILGGNIVIPISPERVIDNLIKIIVKI
- a CDS encoding glycosyltransferase family 4 protein; the encoded protein is MKNILMVSHSDFPMNSAIHVHHFANELIKLGLDCIVAVPWDEKSVTSISGSLYKVTRYEDIANICSYFSNHQPPDIVHCWTPREHVRIYCYHLASLYNFKLIIHWEDSEECIIERFFNIPVKNCTSEFDRETALRDRILPYNLSHPQKYKEFLSTADGVTIIIDKLREFIPVSIPTITLYPGVDTAEFSPREKNTTFLQELGIAENTTILVYTGIIHPTNLEEVRRLYLAVGKRNKRGKPTVLIRTGVDNHLALLEENELWIKEYIKELGWVERKKIPDILALADVLIQPGKSDDFNDYRLPSKIPEFLAMGKPVILPDTNIGKVLTHLENAIVLPNVDEESLQSAMDLVINDQVLAQKLSENGIKFAQNFLNWSNNTKKLYNFYQSLYTKEKEAIYHKNIIARSNYYKQDLDKNYHHSAWQNLQLSLIKDNLQKKEAQIRYLEEINHNRLMQINNLENININNQLKIQNLAQELSKKDNHIELINNNLISQENKLPDNNIHIKIEELENKNILLQEEINAMKTSKFWRIRDKWFSLKRLLGLKY
- the devC gene encoding ABC transporter permease DevC; this translates as MKIPLAWLQLSREKIRLLIAIAGISFADILMFMQLGFKTALLNSAVRVHEQIKGDVFLLNPQSDALIAMKSFSSRRLYEALAVEGVESINHLHIGFGIWKNPENQSTRQIMVMGFNPKDQLFTLPGVAKNLEQLKLSDVVLFDDKSRPEFGAISELFNTGKTVKTEIDSRKIIIGGLFSIGSSFGADGNLITSDLNFLRMFPNRNKNLIDIGVIQLAKNTDKEAVINSLKQKFNSGDVVVLSREEFVQYERDYWENSTAIGFIFTLGAGMGLVVGIVIVYQILYTDVADHLPEYATLKAMGYTNNYLLILVFQQAIILACVGFLPGLGISMFLYNGAAGATGLPIFMTKSLAFSVYILTVIMCFLSGAIAVNKLKSADPADIF